TCGACGTGCGCCCCCACCGCCCCCTGCAGGGCCAAGACGCCGATTCTCAACCTACCAGCCCCTTGTCTGGAGCAGGTCGCCCTCGGCGAGCTTGCTCATCTCCAGCCCCGGCATCGCCTCGCCCAGACCGGCGCAGGCGTCCGCGATCAGCTTGGGGTCGTCGTAGTGCGCGGTGGCGTCCACGATGGCGCGCGCGCGGGACTTGGGGTCCTTGGACTTGAAGATGCCGGAGCCGACGAACACCGCCTCCGCGCCCAGATGCATCATCAGGGCGGCGTCGGCGGGGGTGGCGATGCCGCCGGCGGCGAAATTGGGCACGGGGAGCTTGCCGGTGCCGGCGATTTCGGCCACCAGGTCGTAGGGTGCGCCCAGGTTTTTCGCCTCGGTCATCAGCTCCTCGGGGCGCAGAGTCGTCAGGCGTCGGACCCCGGTCATCACCAGGCGCATGTGGCGCACCGCCTCGACGACATTGCCGCTGCCGGCCTCGCCCTTGGTGCGGATCATGGCCGCGCCCTCGCCGATGCGGCGCAGCGCCTCGCCGAGGTCGCGGCAGCCGCACACGAAGGGCACGCGGAACTGGTGCTTCTCGACGTGGAACTGCTCGTCGGCGGGGGTGAGCACCTCGCTCTCGTCAACGAAGTCCACCCCCAGCGCCTCCAGCACCCGCGCCTCCGTGAAGTGCCCGATGCGGCACTTGGCCATGACCGGGATGGTGACCGTTGCCATGATGTCCTTGATCTTCTCGGGGTCGGCCATGCGCGCGACCCCGCCCTGAGCGCGGATGTCCGCCGGGACGCGTTCCAGGGCCATGACCGCGACCGCGCCCGCCTCCTCGGCGATTTTGGCCTGCTCGGCATTGGTGACGTCCATGATGACGCCGCCCTTGAGCATTTCCGCCAGGCCGACTTTGGTTCTCCAGGTTGACTTATCCAATCCTATTCGCCTCCTCACATGCCCCGAGCCGATGGGGATAACGACCCCTCAGTGGAAACATCTCTTCTATGTCACCGATGTGCTTAAGACCCACTA
The sequence above is a segment of the Armatimonadota bacterium genome. Coding sequences within it:
- the pdxS gene encoding pyridoxal 5'-phosphate synthase lyase subunit PdxS translates to MDKSTWRTKVGLAEMLKGGVIMDVTNAEQAKIAEEAGAVAVMALERVPADIRAQGGVARMADPEKIKDIMATVTIPVMAKCRIGHFTEARVLEALGVDFVDESEVLTPADEQFHVEKHQFRVPFVCGCRDLGEALRRIGEGAAMIRTKGEAGSGNVVEAVRHMRLVMTGVRRLTTLRPEELMTEAKNLGAPYDLVAEIAGTGKLPVPNFAAGGIATPADAALMMHLGAEAVFVGSGIFKSKDPKSRARAIVDATAHYDDPKLIADACAGLGEAMPGLEMSKLAEGDLLQTRGW